From the genome of Amycolatopsis camponoti:
CTGTTCACCGACTTCGCCGGCTGGTCCATGCCGGTCCGCTACGCCAGCGAGCTGGCCGAGCACAAGGCGGTCCGCGAGGCGGCCGGGCTGTTCGACCTCTCGCACATGGCCGAAATCCACGTCACCGGCAAGCAGGCGGCCGACGTCCTGGACTTCGCGCTGGTCGGCAACCTCACCGGGGTCAAGCCGGGCCGGGCGCGGTACACGATGATCTGCGACGCTTCCGGCGGCGTCCTCGACGACCTGGTCGTCTACCGGTTGGCCGACGAGCACTACCTCGTCGTCGCGAACGCGGGCAACGCGAAGGTCGTCGCCGACGCGCTGGCCGAGCGGGTCGCGGGCTTCGACGCGGTGGTCGACGACCGCAGCGAGACGACCGCGCTGATCGCCGTTCAAGGCCCGAACGCCGCGACGATCCTGGGTTCGGTCACCGACGCCGACCTCGACGCGCTGAAGTACTACGCCAGCGTCCCGGCGGTCGTGAAGGGCCACGACGTCCTGCTCGCCCGCACCGGCTACACCGGCGAGGACGGCTTCGAGCTGTTCGTGAACGCCGACGAGGCGCCGGCGGTCTGGCGTCTGCTCATGGACGCGGGCGAGCCGCACGGGCTCGTCCCGGCCGGGCTGGCCTGCCGCGACACCCTGCGGCTCGAAGCCGGGATGCCGTTGTACGGCAACGAACTCACCCTCGACCAGAGCCCGTTCGAGGCCGGGCTCGGGCGCGTCGTCAAGTTCGAGAAGCCGGGTGAGTTCGTCGGCCGCGCGGCCCTCGAAGAGCGGTCCAAGCAGGACGTCCCCCGCGTGCGGGTCGGTCTGAAGGGCGCAGGTCGTCGTGCTCCGCGGCACGGTTACCAGCTGCTGGCCGACGGCGCCGAGATCGGTGAGGTGACCAGCGGCGCGCTGTCGCCCACACTCGGTTACCCGATCGCCATGGCGTACGTCGATCGGGCGTACGCCGAGCCCGGCACCGAGCTGTCCGTCGACATCCGGGGCAGGATCGAGCCCGTCGAGGTCGTCGCCCTGCCCTTCTACTCCCGCGCGTAAGGACTTTTGAGCCATGAGCATCCCCGAGAACCTGCAGTATACCAAGGAACACGAGTGGCTGTCCGTCGAAGACGGCGTCGCCACCGTGGGCATCACCGCCTTCGCCGCCGAGTCGCTCGGTGACATCGTGTTCGTCCAGCTGCCCGAGGCCGGCGCCACCATCACCGCCGGCGAGGTGTTCGGCGAGGTCGAGTCGACCAAGTCCGTCAGCGAGCTGTACGCGCCCGTGTCCGGCGAGGTCGCCGAGGTGAACGGCACCACAGCCGACACCCCCGAGGTCATCAACTCCGACCCGTACACGGAAGGCTGGCTGCTGAAGGTGCGTCTGACCGGGGACGTGCCGGACCTGCTCGACGCCGCCGCGTACGCCGCGCTCACTCAGGAGAACTGATGACGACGTTCGACCAGCACCTGTCCGAAGTCGACCCCGAGGTCGCCGCGGCCGTCGCCGACGAACTGACCCGTCAGCAGTCCACCCTGGAGATGATCGCCTCCGAGAACTTCGCGCCGGTGGGCGTGCTCGAGGCGCAGGGCTCGGTGCTGACCAACAAGTACGCCGAGGGCTACCCCGGCCGCCGCTACTACGGCGGCTGCGAGCACGTCGACGTCGTCGAGCAGCTCGCCATCGACCGCGCGAAGGCCCTGTTCGGCGCCGAGCACGCCAACGTCCAGCCACACTCGGGCGCGCAGGCCAACGCGGCCGCGATGTTCGCCGTGCTCAAGCCGGGCGACACGATCCTCGGGCTCGACCTGGCGCACGGCGGCCACCTGACGCACGGGATGAAGATCAATTTCTCGGGCAAGCTCTACAACGTCGTCGCCTACCACGTCGACAAGGAGACCGGGATCGTCGACCTCGCCGAGATCGAGCGCCTGGCCGTCGAGCACCGGCCGAAGCTGATCATCGCCGGCTGGTCCGCCTACCCGCGTCAGCTCGACTTCGCCGAGTTCCGCCGCATCGCCGACCTCGTCGACGCCCGCCTGATGGTGGACATGGCCCACTTCGCCGGGCTGGTCGCGACCGGGCTGCACCCGTCGCCGGTGCCGCACGCCGACATCGTCACCACGACGACGCACAAGACCCTGGGTGGCCCGCGCGGCGGCCTCATCCTGTGCCGCCAGGAGCTGGCGAAGAAGATCAACTCGGCGGTGTTCCCCGGCCAGCAGGGCGGGCCCCTCGAACACGTCATCGCGGCCAAGGCCGTCGCGCTGAAGATCGCCGCGAGCGACGAGTTCAAGGAGCGTCAGCAGCGCACCCTCGAAGGTTCGCGGATCCTGGCGTCGCGGCTGTCGCAGGACGACTGCGCTTCGGCCGGGGTGCGCGTGCTGACCGGCGGCACCGACGTCCACCTGGTGCTCGTCGACCTGGTCCAGTCCACTCTGGACGGTCAGCAGGCCGAGGACCGGCTGCACGAGGTCGGCATCACGGTCAACCGCAACGCCGTCCCGTTCGACCCGCGCCCGCCGATGATCACCTCCGGCCTGCGGATCGGCACGCCGGCGCTGGCCACTCGCGGCTTCCAGGCCGACGACTTCGCCGAGGTCGCCGACGTCATCGCCGAGGCGCTCAAGCCGGACTTCGACGACGCCCTGCGGTCCAAGCTGCGCGACCGCGTCGAGACGCTGGCCAAGAAGCACCCGCTGTAC
Proteins encoded in this window:
- the gcvT gene encoding glycine cleavage system aminomethyltransferase GcvT — encoded protein: MSKETSLHGVHKGLGALFTDFAGWSMPVRYASELAEHKAVREAAGLFDLSHMAEIHVTGKQAADVLDFALVGNLTGVKPGRARYTMICDASGGVLDDLVVYRLADEHYLVVANAGNAKVVADALAERVAGFDAVVDDRSETTALIAVQGPNAATILGSVTDADLDALKYYASVPAVVKGHDVLLARTGYTGEDGFELFVNADEAPAVWRLLMDAGEPHGLVPAGLACRDTLRLEAGMPLYGNELTLDQSPFEAGLGRVVKFEKPGEFVGRAALEERSKQDVPRVRVGLKGAGRRAPRHGYQLLADGAEIGEVTSGALSPTLGYPIAMAYVDRAYAEPGTELSVDIRGRIEPVEVVALPFYSRA
- the gcvH gene encoding glycine cleavage system protein GcvH, translated to MSIPENLQYTKEHEWLSVEDGVATVGITAFAAESLGDIVFVQLPEAGATITAGEVFGEVESTKSVSELYAPVSGEVAEVNGTTADTPEVINSDPYTEGWLLKVRLTGDVPDLLDAAAYAALTQEN
- the glyA gene encoding serine hydroxymethyltransferase → MTTFDQHLSEVDPEVAAAVADELTRQQSTLEMIASENFAPVGVLEAQGSVLTNKYAEGYPGRRYYGGCEHVDVVEQLAIDRAKALFGAEHANVQPHSGAQANAAAMFAVLKPGDTILGLDLAHGGHLTHGMKINFSGKLYNVVAYHVDKETGIVDLAEIERLAVEHRPKLIIAGWSAYPRQLDFAEFRRIADLVDARLMVDMAHFAGLVATGLHPSPVPHADIVTTTTHKTLGGPRGGLILCRQELAKKINSAVFPGQQGGPLEHVIAAKAVALKIAASDEFKERQQRTLEGSRILASRLSQDDCASAGVRVLTGGTDVHLVLVDLVQSTLDGQQAEDRLHEVGITVNRNAVPFDPRPPMITSGLRIGTPALATRGFQADDFAEVADVIAEALKPDFDDALRSKLRDRVETLAKKHPLYADLSR